The sequence GTCTTGAAAAAGCTTCTACGTTTCATATCGATGTTCACTCCCGCCTAGGATCAATGGACAAAAAAGGTAATCGTTCACCCCCGGTTCCAATAGGCCTATTTCCGCAAAAAACATGCGCGAAAACGCCTTTTTGGCGAAAATGGCCAGCCTCGTTTTGCCGCCTAGTACCCAGTCATTAAATAGTTGTCCTGTCTGGCAGGATCCCAACTCGTATTTTTTTGACCGCGAAGACACCCGTCATTTAATCCCTGTCGGAGTACTAGTTCCCGATGGCAATTTTGCCGAGGCGTGCTAGGATGCTTGCTGTTGCCCGCGCGCCGTGGGCTGGATCAACCGGAGGATGTACGTTGTGAGAACAAAAGCGATTGGCCTGATGGCCCTGTTTCCCCTGCTTTGTTTGGGCAAGGCGGATTTCTACCGCGTGGCCTGGCGCTCGGATCCGGCCACGACGGCGGTAATCTGCTGGAACCAGGTTTCCGGTGAAAACCCGGAGGTCTGTTTCGATACGGTGGACCACGACCGGAAGGCCATTGCCTACCGGCATCGCCAGGCGCCAAGCCGCACCCTTGAATACCGGGGGATGAACAATCATTTCGTGCGGCTGGAAAACCTGAAGCCCGACACCGCCTATTATTTCGTGGTCTGCGATTCCGAAGGGGTGGGGCGGCGCCTTTGGTTCAAGACCGCGCCGGACAAGCCGCAACCGTTCACGTTTGTTGCGGGCGGCGATTCGCGCACCAACCGCGATCCGCGGCGCGAGGGCAACAAGCTGGTGGCGAAACTGCGCCCGTTGTTTGTTTTGTTCGGTGGCGACTATTCCGGTTCCGGAACCGCCCCGCAATGGGCCGAATGGTTCGAGGATTGGCAGTTGACGATTGGCGAAGACGGGCGGATCCCTCCCATCATCGCCACCCACGGCAACCACGAGAATGCCGACATGCAGATGATGGAGCATCTGTTCGATACGCCCCATCCGGACCAATACTACTCCCTGGGCATCGGCGGCGACATGATGCGCATCTGGGTGCTCAACTCCGAGCTGGAATACAAGGATGCCGACAAGGTGCCGGAGCAGAATGAATGGATCCGCTCCGACCTTCCGAAGCATCCGGGCGTCCAATGGAAACTCGCCACCTACCATCGCCCCATGCGCCCGCACACCGCGCACAAAAGCGAGGGGCTGAACCGCATCGACTGGTGGGCCCGGCTGTTCCACGCGCAGGGCGTCGACCTGGTTGTCGAGTCCGACACCCACATGACCAAGCGCAGCTATCCGGTGCGCCCCTCCGAAGGCGAGGGGAGCTACGAGGGCTTCATCCGCGACGACCAAAACGGATTCGTCTTCATTGGCGAGGGCAGCTGGGGGGCGCCGAAGCGGCCGCCCAACGACGATAAGCCGTGGACGATGGCCAGCGAGTCCTTCTACCAATTCAAATGGATCCAGGCTTTCCCCCACGAGCTGCTGATCCGGACGGTGAAGTTCGAGAACGTCGATGCCGTCGAGCCGCTCACGGAAGGCAACCTGTTCGACGAGCCGGAAAGCATGGTGTTCTGGGAACCGGAAAGCGGCAAGGTGCTGCGGCTCCCGTTCGATGCCAGTCATCCGTCCTACTCAACGCCGATTGAACCGCGCACCATTCTGGCGAACGGTTCGGAATGGGAATGGAGCCTGGACGGAACCGGCTGGAGCACCGGCGTTGCGCCGCTCGGCTATGGCGACGAAAAGGTGAACCCCATCGATCTTCCCGATGGCGAAAAACCCATCTCCGTGCGGTTCCGGAAAACGTTCGGCGTGGCGGACCCGGCGGAGGTCTCCCGGTTGTTTTTCGATGTGAAAGTCGATGATGGCTGCCTCATCAAACTCAATGGCCAGGAAGTGGTCCGGTATAATTTGCCGGACGGGGAAACCACGCCGCAAACGCGGGCTTCGATGAAGATGGTGGGCTGGAAATTCAAAAGTGGAATTCCCTTTCCCGTCGATCCGAAACATCTCAAACCCGGCGCGAACGAAATTGAAGTGCGGGTGCACCAGCAATCCCCAACCAGCTCCGACCTCATGTTCGACATGGCGGTGCGTATCAAGGAGTAGATCATGTGTCTTGCGGTTCCCATCAAAGTGGTTGAGTTGCTCGAAGGCCAGATGGCCATCGGGGAGCAGCTCGGGGTGCAGGTCGAGTTTTCCACGGCGTTGCTCGAAGAGGTGAAGATCGGTGCCTATGTCATTGTCCACACCGGCATTGCCATCGAAACGCTCGACGAAGCCGATGCCCGGGAAACCCTCGCCATCTGGAACGAACTCAATGCGGGGGGCGATGCATGAACCTCTTGAAAAATTTCAAGGACCCGGCGCTGGCCCAAAAGCTGGCCGCGGCCATCGCCGATGTGGTGGGCGATTGGACGTTCAGCATCATGGAAGTCTGCGGCGGGCAGACGCACACGATCTATAAATACAGGCTGCGCGAAATGCTTCCGCCGAACCTGAGGCTGGTGTCGGGGCCCGGGTGCCCGGTTTGCGTCACGCCCATTGAATATATCGACAAGGCGGTCTTTCTCGGTCTTGAAAAAGGCGCGAGCATCCATACCTTTGGGGATCTGGTTCGCGTGCCCGGCACGGCCATGAACCTCGAGCAGGCGGCGGCCGAAGGCGCGGATATCCAGCCCGTCTATTCCCCGTTCCAGGCCATCATCGCCGCCAAGGAAAACCCCGATCGGCAGGTCGTCTTCCTGGGCATTGGTTTCGAGACCACGCTGCCGGGCATTGGCCTCGTCATCCAGGAGGCGCGGAAGTCCGGGCTGAAAAACTTTTCCGTGCTGCTCTCCGCCAAGCGCGTGCCGCCCGTGCTCGATGCATTGCTGGCCGGCGGCAAGGCCGGGATCGATGGCTTCATCACGCCCGGCCACGTGACGGCGATCATTGGAACCAAGGCCTACGACAACCTGTGCAAGCGCTACAACGTACCCATGGTCGTTGGCGGTTTCGAGCCGCTCGACCTGCTCGCGGCCATCCATCTGCTGTCGCTCGAAATGGTCACCAACGGGAGCGGCAACCGCAACGCCTATTCCCGCGTTGTTTCGCACGAAGGCAACCTCAAGGCGCAGGCGGTGCTCGAAGAACTCTTCGAGGAAAAGGATGCCGAGCTGCGCGGGCTCGGCACCATCGCCAACGCCGGCTACGGCATCCGCGAGGCCTATGCCGAATTCGATGCCGACCGCACGTTCGACATCGTTACCGACAGCCGCGAACCGCCCGGTTGCATCTGCGGCGAAATCCTCTGCGGAACCCAG is a genomic window of Pontiella desulfatans containing:
- the hypD gene encoding hydrogenase formation protein HypD; this encodes MNLLKNFKDPALAQKLAAAIADVVGDWTFSIMEVCGGQTHTIYKYRLREMLPPNLRLVSGPGCPVCVTPIEYIDKAVFLGLEKGASIHTFGDLVRVPGTAMNLEQAAAEGADIQPVYSPFQAIIAAKENPDRQVVFLGIGFETTLPGIGLVIQEARKSGLKNFSVLLSAKRVPPVLDALLAGGKAGIDGFITPGHVTAIIGTKAYDNLCKRYNVPMVVGGFEPLDLLAAIHLLSLEMVTNGSGNRNAYSRVVSHEGNLKAQAVLEELFEEKDAELRGLGTIANAGYGIREAYAEFDADRTFDIVTDSREPPGCICGEILCGTQQPTDCPLFGKTCTPDSPVGACMVSNEGACNAAFLYA
- a CDS encoding purple acid phosphatase family protein, with product MRTKAIGLMALFPLLCLGKADFYRVAWRSDPATTAVICWNQVSGENPEVCFDTVDHDRKAIAYRHRQAPSRTLEYRGMNNHFVRLENLKPDTAYYFVVCDSEGVGRRLWFKTAPDKPQPFTFVAGGDSRTNRDPRREGNKLVAKLRPLFVLFGGDYSGSGTAPQWAEWFEDWQLTIGEDGRIPPIIATHGNHENADMQMMEHLFDTPHPDQYYSLGIGGDMMRIWVLNSELEYKDADKVPEQNEWIRSDLPKHPGVQWKLATYHRPMRPHTAHKSEGLNRIDWWARLFHAQGVDLVVESDTHMTKRSYPVRPSEGEGSYEGFIRDDQNGFVFIGEGSWGAPKRPPNDDKPWTMASESFYQFKWIQAFPHELLIRTVKFENVDAVEPLTEGNLFDEPESMVFWEPESGKVLRLPFDASHPSYSTPIEPRTILANGSEWEWSLDGTGWSTGVAPLGYGDEKVNPIDLPDGEKPISVRFRKTFGVADPAEVSRLFFDVKVDDGCLIKLNGQEVVRYNLPDGETTPQTRASMKMVGWKFKSGIPFPVDPKHLKPGANEIEVRVHQQSPTSSDLMFDMAVRIKE
- a CDS encoding HypC/HybG/HupF family hydrogenase formation chaperone — translated: MCLAVPIKVVELLEGQMAIGEQLGVQVEFSTALLEEVKIGAYVIVHTGIAIETLDEADARETLAIWNELNAGGDA